One genomic window of Desulfovibrio legallii includes the following:
- a CDS encoding DsrE family protein, which translates to MNCDLCLHMDADDPAMLRLTLKNAANYMKALPDQAFQLVLVANGPAVRQFVTANAEGAAQAAPLQAKGLHIRLCANALADNKLSPEDLWPGCQVVPAGLVEIVRLQRQGFAYIKP; encoded by the coding sequence ATGAACTGCGATCTCTGCCTGCATATGGACGCCGACGACCCGGCCATGCTGCGTCTGACGCTCAAAAACGCCGCCAACTACATGAAGGCCCTGCCGGATCAGGCCTTCCAGCTCGTGCTGGTGGCCAACGGCCCGGCGGTCCGTCAGTTTGTGACGGCCAATGCCGAGGGCGCGGCCCAAGCCGCGCCGCTCCAGGCCAAGGGGCTGCACATCCGGCTTTGCGCCAATGCCCTGGCCGACAACAAGCTCTCCCCCGAAGATCTCTGGCCCGGCTGCCAGGTGGTGCCCGCCGGCCTGGTGGAAATTGTGCGCCTGCAGCGTCAGGGCTTTGCCTACATCAAACCCTGA
- the dsrM gene encoding sulfate reduction electron transfer complex DsrMKJOP subunit DsrM: MFNSLLLVLLIGAVAWAGSAIGLAGLFGVALPYVAVVVFIGGMVWRMVYWAKSPVPFCIPTTGGQEQSLDFIKQNKIDCPSNTWGVVKRMFLEVFLFRSLFRNTQAEVREFDPANNGPRTIYYSSKWLWAFALLFHYCFLLIFIRHFRFFMDPVPSCIRFLESIDGIMQVGSPRFFMTGGLVLAALLFLLARRVFNERLRYLSLFNDYFPLWLLMGIVGTGICLRYFDKTEIAQVKIFIMGLTHFTPVSTAGINALFFTHLTLVCVLLIYFPFSKLAHMPGVFFSPTRNLANNSRRVRHINPWNPPKQFFTYAEYEDTYRDAMAEAGLPLEKQPDKAAE; the protein is encoded by the coding sequence ATGTTTAATTCATTACTGCTGGTGCTGCTCATAGGAGCCGTCGCCTGGGCGGGGTCGGCCATCGGGCTGGCGGGCCTGTTCGGCGTGGCGCTGCCCTATGTGGCGGTGGTCGTGTTCATCGGCGGCATGGTCTGGCGCATGGTCTACTGGGCCAAATCGCCCGTGCCCTTCTGCATCCCCACCACAGGCGGGCAGGAGCAGTCGCTGGACTTCATCAAACAGAACAAGATCGATTGCCCCAGCAACACCTGGGGCGTGGTCAAGCGCATGTTTCTTGAAGTTTTTCTCTTTCGGTCTCTGTTCCGCAACACGCAGGCCGAAGTGCGCGAGTTTGACCCCGCCAACAACGGGCCGCGCACCATCTATTATTCCTCCAAGTGGCTGTGGGCCTTTGCCCTGCTGTTCCACTACTGTTTCCTGCTCATTTTCATCCGGCACTTCCGCTTTTTTATGGATCCCGTGCCCTCCTGTATCCGCTTTCTGGAGAGCATCGACGGCATCATGCAGGTGGGTTCGCCGCGCTTTTTCATGACCGGCGGCCTGGTGCTCGCAGCCCTGCTCTTTCTGCTGGCGCGCCGCGTGTTCAATGAGCGCCTGCGCTACCTTTCGCTCTTCAACGATTATTTCCCCCTCTGGCTGCTCATGGGCATCGTGGGCACGGGCATCTGCCTGCGTTATTTTGATAAGACCGAGATCGCCCAGGTCAAGATCTTCATCATGGGCCTCACGCACTTCACGCCCGTGAGCACCGCGGGCATCAACGCCCTGTTCTTTACCCACCTTACTCTGGTCTGCGTGCTGCTGATCTACTTCCCCTTCTCCAAGCTGGCGCACATGCCGGGCGTATTTTTCAGCCCCACGCGCAACCTGGCCAACAATTCGCGCCGGGTGCGGCACATCAACCCCTGGAATCCGCCCAAGCAGTTCTTCACCTACGCCGAGTACGAGGATACCTATCGCGACGCCATGGCCGAGGCCGGGCTGCCGCTGGAAAAGCAACCCGACAAGGCCGCCGAGTAA
- the dsrO gene encoding sulfate reduction electron transfer complex DsrMKJOP subunit DsrO: MNKSRRSFLKVAGLSAFALSSGAAALNALAGDALAQVAPGRYERADKALHAKRWAMVIDTRQFAGPGDYEPLIEACHKVHNVPHIPDNQNIKWFWLDSFEHTFPDEMNAHLDTKRATASYPLLCNHCSNPPCVRVCPTQATYQMEDGIVAMDYHRCIGCRFCMAGCPFGARSFNFKDPRKFLPDPVPNPTFPTRTIGVVEKCTFCAERLAVGQMPACVEAAKGKILFGDLEDPNSSVRQALANNYSIRRKPNLGTQPGVYYLI; encoded by the coding sequence ATGAACAAGAGCAGAAGAAGCTTTCTGAAAGTGGCGGGGCTTTCTGCCTTTGCCCTGAGCAGCGGGGCGGCGGCTCTGAACGCTCTGGCCGGCGACGCCCTGGCCCAGGTGGCCCCCGGACGCTACGAACGCGCGGACAAAGCCCTGCACGCCAAACGCTGGGCCATGGTTATTGACACGCGGCAGTTTGCCGGCCCTGGGGATTACGAGCCCCTCATAGAAGCCTGCCACAAGGTCCACAACGTGCCCCACATCCCGGATAACCAGAACATCAAATGGTTCTGGCTCGATTCTTTCGAGCACACCTTCCCGGATGAAATGAACGCCCACCTGGACACCAAGCGGGCCACGGCCAGTTATCCCCTTCTGTGCAACCACTGCAGCAACCCGCCCTGCGTGCGGGTTTGCCCCACCCAGGCCACCTACCAGATGGAAGACGGCATCGTGGCCATGGACTACCACCGCTGCATCGGCTGCCGCTTCTGCATGGCGGGCTGTCCTTTCGGCGCGCGCTCCTTCAACTTCAAAGACCCGCGCAAATTCCTGCCCGACCCCGTGCCCAACCCCACCTTCCCCACCCGCACCATCGGCGTGGTGGAAAAGTGCACCTTCTGCGCCGAGCGCCTGGCCGTGGGCCAGATGCCCGCCTGCGTGGAAGCCGCCAAGGGCAAAATCCTGTTCGGCGACCTGGAAGACCCCAACTCGTCGGTGCGTCAGGCCCTGGCCAACAACTACAGTATCCGCCGCAAGCCCAACCTGGGCACGCAGCCCGGCGTCTACTACCTCATCTAG
- a CDS encoding RsbRD N-terminal domain-containing protein, with the protein MKAIDVFRQHKDVVAGLWTDAVFNTYPFETTGFLRTKHDPFGNPVAHMTKEAAAALYDAVTGEHVSVEQTKKALDRFIKLRAVQKFTPSQGLGVFSMMKPILREQVLPALLAEGLLADYLETESRVDSLTLLAFDMYMEDREILAQSRITEIRNQYAQLARWAQKLEGGSPDGPANPR; encoded by the coding sequence ATGAAAGCAATCGACGTTTTTCGTCAGCACAAGGACGTGGTGGCGGGCCTTTGGACGGATGCGGTATTTAACACATACCCGTTTGAAACAACAGGTTTTTTGCGCACCAAGCACGATCCCTTTGGCAACCCCGTGGCCCACATGACCAAGGAAGCCGCCGCGGCCCTGTACGACGCCGTTACCGGCGAGCACGTCTCCGTGGAGCAGACCAAGAAGGCCCTGGACCGCTTCATCAAGTTGCGGGCCGTGCAAAAGTTCACGCCCAGCCAGGGCCTGGGCGTTTTCAGCATGATGAAGCCCATCCTGCGGGAGCAGGTTCTGCCCGCCCTGCTGGCGGAGGGCCTGCTGGCGGATTATCTGGAAACCGAATCGCGCGTGGACAGCCTGACCCTCCTGGCTTTTGACATGTATATGGAGGATCGGGAAATTCTCGCCCAATCGCGCATTACGGAAATACGCAACCAGTACGCCCAACTGGCGCGCTGGGCGCAAAAGCTGGAGGGCGGCTCGCCGGACGGCCCGGCGAACCCGCGCTGA
- the dsrK gene encoding sulfate reduction electron transfer complex DsrMKJOP subunit DsrK, translating to MAKLPTPQMLVASRPAFPDAQWLDVKPEFTPGSYCYPAKKETMELLHMPHPHDWDPSAEDWNLPEDWEQILCDAFAERLEKHRSLKLFMDICVRCGACADKCHFFLGTNDPKNMPVLRAELLRSLYRRDYTMLGKLLGKKVGARGWDKSVVKELFYYAYQCTECRRCSLFCPYGIDTAEITAIVRELLHEVGLGIHWIMDPVKNCSFTGNHLGIQPHSFVEIVEMLADDCETVCGIRPKTPFNEKGHEILFITPSGDVFADPGIYTFMGYLMLFHELDLDYTLSTYASEGGNFGSFTTFNMAKKLNAKMYAEAERLGVKWILGGECGHMWRVINQYMDTYNGPAPANMEVPVSPITGTVFKNAASTKMVHIAEFTADLIHHNKLKLDPSRNDHLITTFHDSCNPARAMGLLEEPRYVLKAVCNHFVEMPENTIREQTFCCGAGSGLNTEEIMELRMRSGMPRGNALRYVQQKYGVNHMACVCAIDRATLPPLANYWAPGVSVSGLHELVANALVMKGEHKRTMDLRQEDLPNVAEDEDDAPETQGEGQ from the coding sequence ATGGCCAAATTACCTACGCCGCAAATGCTTGTCGCCAGCCGTCCGGCTTTTCCGGACGCCCAATGGCTTGACGTCAAGCCCGAATTTACGCCGGGCAGCTACTGCTATCCGGCCAAGAAAGAAACCATGGAACTGCTGCACATGCCGCACCCCCACGACTGGGATCCTTCCGCCGAGGATTGGAACCTGCCCGAGGACTGGGAGCAGATCTTGTGCGACGCTTTTGCCGAACGCCTGGAAAAGCACCGCTCGCTCAAGCTCTTTATGGATATCTGCGTGCGCTGCGGAGCCTGTGCGGACAAGTGCCACTTCTTCCTCGGCACCAATGACCCCAAAAACATGCCCGTGCTGCGCGCGGAGCTTTTGCGCTCCCTCTACCGGCGCGACTACACCATGCTCGGCAAGCTGCTGGGCAAAAAGGTGGGCGCGCGCGGCTGGGACAAAAGCGTGGTGAAGGAGCTCTTCTACTACGCCTACCAGTGCACGGAATGCCGCCGCTGCTCCCTCTTCTGCCCCTACGGCATTGATACGGCCGAAATCACGGCCATTGTGCGCGAGCTGCTGCACGAGGTGGGCCTGGGCATCCACTGGATCATGGACCCGGTGAAAAACTGCAGCTTCACCGGCAACCACCTGGGCATCCAGCCCCACTCCTTTGTGGAAATCGTGGAAATGCTCGCCGACGACTGCGAAACCGTCTGCGGCATCCGGCCCAAAACCCCCTTCAACGAAAAGGGCCACGAAATCCTCTTCATCACGCCCTCAGGCGACGTTTTTGCGGATCCCGGCATCTACACCTTCATGGGCTATCTCATGCTCTTCCATGAGCTGGACCTGGACTACACCCTCTCCACCTACGCCTCGGAAGGCGGCAACTTCGGCTCCTTCACCACCTTCAACATGGCCAAGAAGCTCAACGCCAAGATGTACGCCGAGGCCGAGCGCCTGGGCGTCAAGTGGATTCTGGGCGGCGAGTGCGGCCACATGTGGCGCGTGATCAACCAGTATATGGATACCTACAACGGCCCCGCCCCCGCCAATATGGAGGTGCCCGTCTCCCCCATTACCGGCACGGTGTTCAAAAACGCGGCTTCCACCAAGATGGTCCACATCGCCGAATTCACGGCGGACCTCATCCACCACAACAAGCTCAAGCTGGACCCCAGCCGCAACGACCACCTCATCACCACCTTCCACGATTCCTGCAACCCGGCCAGGGCCATGGGCCTGCTGGAAGAGCCCCGCTATGTGCTCAAGGCCGTGTGCAACCACTTTGTGGAAATGCCCGAAAACACCATCCGCGAGCAAACGTTCTGCTGCGGCGCGGGTTCGGGCCTGAATACCGAAGAAATCATGGAGCTGCGCATGCGCTCCGGCATGCCCCGCGGCAATGCCCTGCGCTATGTGCAGCAGAAGTACGGCGTCAACCACATGGCCTGCGTGTGCGCCATTGACCGCGCCACCCTGCCCCCCCTGGCCAACTACTGGGCGCCCGGCGTTTCCGTAAGCGGCCTGCATGAGCTGGTGGCCAACGCCCTGGTCATGAAAGGCGAACACAAGCGCACCATGGATCTGCGCCAGGAAGACCTGCCCAATGTGGCGGAGGATGAGGACGACGCGCCTGAGACGCAGGGGGAGGGCCAATAA
- a CDS encoding autotransporter assembly complex protein TamA codes for MLLWALLWPVLSGCGLLTAKDPAPGAEDAPAGREAGAAPKDAVAWEGEPIPYKVKIVVQGAADKAADGLVGKMRGLSQLEQMAKEPPGSLLALERRARLDVNTAEQLLQSQCYYEGAAAFAMDQDARPVTVTLTLQPGPRYALGAADVVYEPEPVLPEAFRNRVRATGFWGLETEPVPPPKFPRVLPGVRVGEPVTAEDMLAAVEALPQRLRKRGYPLAAADARYTLDKEKHELLARIVIRTGPPALMGGVTVRGNEEVNAAYVQRLAPWLPGEDPWNADKVEDYANQLRALGIFRTVEARPQTSALKPDAAAAGNGPAVLPVEVEVAEAPFRSVGGSARYDTDTGPGVEGFWQHRNLFGNGEKLTVTAPIATETQGLKAAFEKPAFFDREQRLLGSASALREDTTAYEKIAGSAGADVERRLSRHWWGSLGLGGESGSIKDNERDAQSYGFFGPRAGLRRDSRNNILNPTRGSELFVRFTPYTGFYEESFNALGGVVGGSAYYAPFRTKTGRPDDALVLAGRVEAGGLMGADLRTIPASLRYFAGGAGSVRGYAYQSLGPRDREGDPLGGRSYQVVNLEARFKVTENVGLVPFLDGGMVYRDELPRILGDMNWGTGLGLRYYTPIGPLRLDVGVPLQPISGDPPVQIYISIGQTF; via the coding sequence GTGCTGCTCTGGGCGCTGCTCTGGCCGGTCCTGAGCGGCTGCGGCCTGCTGACGGCCAAGGATCCCGCGCCCGGCGCGGAGGACGCCCCGGCGGGACGCGAAGCCGGGGCGGCCCCCAAGGACGCCGTGGCCTGGGAAGGCGAGCCTATTCCTTACAAGGTCAAAATCGTCGTGCAGGGCGCCGCGGACAAAGCGGCCGACGGCCTGGTCGGCAAAATGCGCGGCCTGAGCCAGCTGGAGCAGATGGCCAAGGAGCCGCCGGGCAGCCTGCTGGCCCTGGAGCGCCGCGCCCGCCTGGACGTGAACACGGCGGAGCAGCTGCTGCAATCCCAATGTTATTACGAAGGCGCTGCGGCCTTTGCCATGGATCAGGACGCCAGGCCCGTGACGGTGACCCTGACCCTGCAGCCCGGCCCGCGCTATGCGCTGGGCGCGGCGGATGTGGTTTACGAGCCGGAGCCCGTGCTGCCGGAGGCCTTCCGCAACCGGGTGCGCGCAACGGGCTTCTGGGGCCTGGAGACGGAGCCCGTGCCCCCGCCCAAGTTTCCCCGCGTACTGCCCGGCGTGCGGGTGGGCGAGCCGGTGACGGCCGAGGACATGCTGGCGGCGGTGGAGGCCCTGCCCCAAAGGCTGCGCAAGCGCGGGTATCCGCTGGCGGCGGCGGACGCCCGCTACACGCTGGATAAGGAAAAGCACGAGCTGCTGGCCCGCATTGTGATCCGCACCGGGCCGCCCGCACTTATGGGCGGGGTGACGGTGCGCGGCAATGAGGAGGTCAACGCGGCCTATGTGCAGCGCCTGGCCCCCTGGCTGCCGGGCGAAGACCCCTGGAACGCGGACAAGGTGGAGGACTACGCCAACCAGCTGCGCGCCCTGGGCATCTTCCGCACAGTGGAGGCCCGCCCCCAGACCTCGGCCCTCAAGCCGGACGCGGCCGCGGCGGGCAACGGCCCGGCCGTGCTGCCCGTGGAAGTGGAGGTGGCCGAAGCGCCCTTCCGTTCCGTGGGCGGCAGCGCCCGTTACGACACGGATACGGGCCCGGGCGTGGAGGGCTTCTGGCAGCACCGCAACCTGTTCGGCAACGGCGAGAAACTCACTGTTACCGCGCCCATAGCCACTGAAACCCAGGGCCTCAAGGCGGCTTTTGAAAAACCGGCTTTTTTTGACCGGGAGCAGCGCCTGCTGGGCTCCGCCTCGGCCCTGCGCGAGGACACCACGGCCTACGAAAAAATCGCCGGCAGCGCCGGGGCGGACGTGGAGCGCCGCCTTTCCCGGCACTGGTGGGGCAGCCTGGGCCTGGGCGGGGAGAGCGGCTCCATCAAGGACAACGAGCGCGACGCCCAGAGCTATGGATTTTTCGGCCCGCGCGCGGGCCTGCGGCGCGATTCGCGCAACAATATCCTCAACCCCACGCGCGGTTCGGAGCTTTTTGTCCGCTTTACGCCCTATACGGGCTTTTATGAGGAATCCTTCAACGCTCTGGGCGGCGTGGTGGGGGGCAGCGCCTATTATGCGCCTTTCCGCACCAAGACGGGGCGGCCCGACGACGCCCTGGTGCTGGCGGGCCGGGTGGAGGCCGGGGGGCTTATGGGCGCGGATCTGCGCACCATTCCCGCCAGTCTGCGCTATTTTGCGGGCGGAGCGGGCTCCGTGCGCGGCTACGCCTATCAGTCTCTGGGCCCGCGCGACCGGGAGGGCGACCCCCTGGGCGGCCGTTCCTACCAGGTGGTCAATCTGGAGGCCCGGTTCAAGGTGACGGAAAACGTGGGTCTGGTGCCTTTTCTGGACGGCGGCATGGTCTATAGGGACGAGCTGCCGCGTATTCTCGGCGACATGAACTGGGGCACGGGCCTGGGCCTGCGCTACTACACGCCCATCGGGCCGCTGCGCCTGGACGTGGGCGTGCCCTTGCAGCCCATTTCCGGCGATCCGCCCGTGCAGATCTACATAAGCATAGGACAAACCTTCTGA
- the dsrP gene encoding sulfate reduction electron transfer complex DsrMKJOP subunit DsrP, which yields MLEKLLDGPKTYYVWLLFLLCVIAGCGLVYLDQLQNGLSVTGMSRDVSWGLYISQFTYFVGVAASAVMLVLPAYFHHYKKFKIMIIFGEFMAVAAVCMCALFIVVDLGQPQRMLNVMIHPTPNSVMFYDMMVLIGYLLLNITIGWVTLEAERHEVEPPKWIKPLIYLSILWAFSIHTVTAFLYAGIPGRHYWLTAIMAARFLSSAFCSGPAILLLLLLVLRKLTGFNPGKEATKTLTTIIVYAMCVNVFFYLLELFTSFYSGIPGHAEPIRYLFYGHNGHLPWVSYWMWAAVIMAIGCLVILIPPQWRTHPVLMPIALIMLVLASWIDKGLGLLIGGFTPNMFESITPYMPTAKEIAVALGVYAVGALVLSLLWKVALGVKRETGHFCGD from the coding sequence ATGCTTGAAAAACTGCTTGACGGTCCTAAGACCTACTACGTGTGGCTGCTCTTCCTGCTCTGCGTTATTGCAGGCTGCGGCCTTGTGTACCTTGATCAGCTCCAGAACGGCCTCTCCGTCACCGGCATGAGCCGCGACGTCTCCTGGGGCCTCTACATCTCGCAGTTCACCTACTTTGTGGGCGTGGCGGCCTCGGCCGTCATGCTGGTGCTGCCCGCCTATTTCCACCACTACAAAAAATTCAAGATCATGATCATCTTCGGCGAGTTCATGGCGGTGGCCGCCGTGTGCATGTGCGCCCTCTTTATCGTGGTGGACCTGGGCCAGCCCCAGCGCATGCTCAACGTCATGATCCACCCCACGCCCAATTCCGTCATGTTTTACGACATGATGGTGCTCATCGGCTATCTGCTCCTGAACATCACCATCGGCTGGGTGACCCTGGAGGCGGAACGCCATGAGGTGGAGCCGCCCAAGTGGATCAAGCCCCTCATCTATCTTTCCATTCTCTGGGCTTTCTCCATCCACACGGTCACGGCCTTTCTCTATGCGGGCATTCCCGGCCGCCACTACTGGCTCACGGCCATCATGGCCGCGCGCTTCCTTTCCTCGGCCTTCTGCTCCGGCCCCGCCATCCTGCTGCTGCTCCTGCTGGTGCTGCGCAAACTTACGGGCTTCAACCCCGGCAAAGAGGCCACCAAAACCCTGACCACCATCATCGTTTACGCCATGTGCGTTAACGTGTTCTTCTACCTGCTGGAGCTTTTCACCTCCTTCTACAGCGGCATTCCCGGCCACGCCGAGCCCATCCGCTACCTCTTCTACGGCCACAACGGGCACCTGCCCTGGGTGAGCTACTGGATGTGGGCCGCCGTCATCATGGCCATCGGCTGCCTGGTCATCCTCATCCCGCCGCAGTGGCGCACCCACCCCGTCCTCATGCCCATCGCCCTCATCATGCTGGTGCTGGCCTCCTGGATCGACAAGGGCCTGGGCCTGCTTATCGGCGGCTTCACCCCCAATATGTTTGAATCCATCACCCCCTACATGCCCACGGCCAAAGAAATTGCCGTGGCCCTGGGCGTGTACGCCGTGGGCGCGCTGGTCCTCTCCCTGCTCTGGAAGGTGGCCCTGGGCGTCAAGCGCGAAACCGGCCACTTCTGCGGCGACTAA
- the dsrJ gene encoding sulfate reduction electron transfer complex DsrMKJOP subunit DsrJ yields the protein MYNAKAVIVGIIIFVVLFTSPFWVSMLGSKYSSTGIVLPKNEKECIESTAFMRDQHMRLLNEWRDEALRKENRVYVASNGKKWTISLQNTCLKCHSNYKEFCEKCHVANSVDPYCWTCHIIPQGSK from the coding sequence ATGTACAACGCCAAAGCTGTCATTGTGGGGATCATCATTTTTGTGGTCCTGTTCACCTCCCCGTTCTGGGTCAGCATGCTGGGCTCCAAGTATTCCAGCACCGGCATCGTGCTGCCCAAGAATGAAAAGGAGTGCATTGAAAGCACCGCCTTCATGCGCGACCAGCACATGCGCCTGCTCAACGAATGGCGCGACGAGGCCCTGCGCAAAGAAAACCGCGTCTATGTGGCCAGCAACGGCAAAAAGTGGACCATCAGCTTGCAGAACACCTGTTTGAAATGCCATAGCAACTACAAGGAATTCTGCGAAAAGTGCCACGTGGCCAACAGCGTGGATCCTTACTGCTGGACCTGCCACATCATTCCTCAGGGGAGCAAGTAA
- the thiM gene encoding hydroxyethylthiazole kinase: MNGFAEILDDVRRQVPVVHSITNYVTVNDCANVILALGGSAIMADDADEVEQIAGLSAALVINIGTLNQHTIPAMLAAGKRANALGRPVVLDPVGAGASDLRNDTLARLLGEVRFAAIKGNSAEIRFLAGSAVAARGVDAGGETLVTEANLEASARMAAGLSARTGAAVVVSGPIDLVAFHDAAWAVRNGDAHMAGITGAGCMAAAATGCCLGAAPDKAAEACLCAMAAMGVAGEMAAEQLIPAGGGLGSFRTLLLDALGRLDGPALAARVQVESVF, from the coding sequence ATGAACGGTTTCGCGGAAATTCTGGACGACGTGCGCCGGCAGGTGCCCGTGGTGCACAGCATCACCAATTATGTGACAGTCAACGACTGCGCCAACGTCATTCTGGCCCTGGGCGGATCGGCCATTATGGCTGACGACGCGGACGAAGTGGAACAGATTGCGGGGCTGAGCGCGGCCCTGGTCATCAACATCGGCACGCTCAACCAGCACACGATCCCGGCCATGCTGGCCGCGGGCAAGCGGGCCAACGCCCTGGGCAGGCCCGTGGTGCTGGACCCCGTGGGCGCGGGCGCTTCGGACCTGCGCAACGACACCCTGGCCCGCCTGCTGGGCGAAGTGCGCTTTGCGGCCATCAAGGGCAACAGCGCGGAAATCCGCTTTCTGGCCGGCAGCGCCGTGGCCGCCCGGGGCGTGGACGCCGGGGGCGAAACCCTGGTCACCGAAGCCAACCTGGAAGCCAGCGCCCGCATGGCCGCAGGCCTGAGCGCCCGCACGGGCGCGGCGGTGGTGGTGAGCGGGCCCATAGACCTGGTGGCCTTTCATGACGCGGCCTGGGCCGTGCGCAACGGCGATGCCCACATGGCGGGCATTACCGGCGCGGGCTGCATGGCTGCCGCCGCCACGGGCTGCTGCCTGGGCGCCGCGCCGGACAAAGCCGCCGAGGCCTGCCTCTGCGCCATGGCCGCCATGGGCGTGGCCGGCGAAATGGCCGCGGAGCAGCTTATCCCCGCCGGAGGCGGGCTGGGCAGCTTCCGCACCCTGCTTCTGGACGCCCTGGGCCGCCTGGACGGCCCGGCCCTGGCCGCGCGCGTCCAAGTGGAATCAGTTTTTTAA